Proteins encoded by one window of Marixanthomonas sp. SCSIO 43207:
- a CDS encoding transketolase family protein, translated as MKKYTDSGKKDTRSGFGAGLTELGKTNENVVALCADLTGSLKMDEFKENHPERFFQVGIAEANMMGMAAGMTIGGKIPFTGTFANFSTGRVYDQIRQSIAYSGKNVKICASHAGVTLGEDGATHQILEDLGLMKMLPGMTVINTCDYNQTKAATLAIAEHQGPVYLRFGRPKVANFTDENQTFEIGKAVHLQEGTDVTIVATGHLVWEALQAAEELNQKGISAEVINIHTIKPLDNKSIIDSVTKTGCIVTAEEHNYLGGLGESVARVLAKNAPTPQEFVATQDTFGESGTPDQLMDKYGLNAKAIVHAVNKVISRK; from the coding sequence ATGAAAAAATATACAGACAGCGGAAAAAAAGATACACGATCTGGTTTTGGAGCAGGATTGACTGAATTGGGAAAAACCAATGAAAACGTAGTCGCACTTTGTGCAGATTTAACCGGCTCGTTAAAGATGGATGAGTTTAAAGAAAATCATCCAGAGCGGTTCTTTCAAGTAGGAATTGCCGAAGCCAATATGATGGGTATGGCAGCAGGAATGACTATAGGGGGTAAAATTCCATTTACAGGTACTTTTGCAAATTTTTCTACAGGAAGAGTATACGATCAAATACGACAAAGCATTGCCTATAGCGGTAAAAATGTAAAAATTTGTGCTTCACATGCCGGTGTAACCCTAGGAGAAGATGGAGCAACACACCAGATTCTTGAAGATCTTGGGCTTATGAAAATGCTTCCGGGAATGACTGTAATAAACACTTGCGATTACAATCAAACAAAAGCAGCAACCCTAGCTATTGCAGAACATCAAGGACCAGTTTACTTACGTTTTGGAAGACCAAAAGTAGCCAACTTTACAGATGAAAATCAAACCTTTGAAATAGGAAAAGCCGTTCACCTGCAAGAAGGTACCGATGTTACTATAGTAGCAACAGGTCATTTGGTATGGGAAGCATTACAAGCTGCAGAAGAGTTAAACCAAAAAGGTATAAGTGCAGAAGTGATTAACATACACACTATAAAACCTTTAGACAATAAAAGTATTATTGATAGCGTTACTAAAACAGGGTGCATTGTTACTGCTGAAGAGCATAATTATTTAGGTGGTCTTGGTGAGAGTGTTGCCCGAGTATTAGCCAAAAATGCCCCAACTCCACAAGAGTTTGTGGCTACGCAAGATACTTTTGGAGAATCTGGCACACCAGATCAATTAATGGATAAATACGGCTTAAACGCAAAAGCTATTGTACATGCGGTAAATAAAGTAATCTCGCGTAAATAA
- a CDS encoding transketolase gives MADLQHLENLVIQVRRDILRQVHAVNSGHPGGSLGCTEFFVALYQEVMNHNKEFNMDGIGEDLFFLSNGHISPVFYSVLARSGYFPVEELKTFRHIDSRLQGHPTTHEGLPGVRIASGSLGQGISVAIGAAETKKLNNDNNLVYALCGDGELQEGQNWEALMYAAGNRVDNLIVTVDLNGQQIDGATQNVLPLGNVKEKFEAFGWEVLEIEEGNKLSEVINGLENAKDRTGNGKPICVLLHTVMGNGVDFMMHTHAWHGKAPNDEQLEIALSQNPETLGDY, from the coding sequence ATGGCAGATTTACAACATCTTGAAAACTTGGTGATACAAGTAAGAAGAGATATTTTAAGGCAGGTTCACGCAGTAAATTCGGGGCACCCAGGAGGTTCATTAGGCTGTACAGAATTTTTTGTGGCTTTATACCAAGAGGTAATGAATCACAACAAAGAGTTTAATATGGATGGTATTGGAGAAGACCTTTTCTTTCTTTCAAACGGTCATATTTCTCCAGTTTTTTATAGTGTTTTAGCACGTTCGGGTTATTTTCCTGTAGAAGAGTTAAAGACCTTTCGTCACATTGATTCTCGCTTACAAGGACACCCAACAACTCACGAAGGGTTGCCCGGTGTGCGCATAGCTTCAGGATCATTAGGTCAAGGTATTTCTGTAGCTATAGGTGCTGCAGAAACAAAAAAATTAAATAATGACAACAACCTTGTCTATGCTCTCTGCGGTGATGGCGAACTTCAAGAAGGTCAAAACTGGGAAGCATTAATGTATGCTGCCGGAAATAGAGTAGATAATTTGATTGTTACTGTTGATTTAAACGGTCAACAAATTGATGGTGCTACTCAAAATGTGCTTCCGTTAGGCAACGTAAAAGAAAAGTTTGAAGCGTTCGGTTGGGAAGTTTTAGAAATAGAAGAAGGTAACAAACTATCTGAAGTAATTAACGGGCTAGAAAATGCAAAGGATAGAACAGGCAATGGGAAACCTATTTGTGTTTTACTACACACGGTGATGGGCAATGGTGTAGACTTTATGATGCACACCCACGCTTGGCATGGAAAAGCACCAAATGATGAACAGCTAGAAATAGCACTATCGCAAAACCCGGAAACGCTGGGTGATTATTAA
- the tgt gene encoding tRNA guanosine(34) transglycosylase Tgt translates to MHFKLEKTDPQSKARAGTITLDHGTIETPIFMPVGTVASVKGVHQRELTEEINPDIILGNTYHLYLRPETHILEKAGGLHKFMNWDRNILTDSGGYQVYSLSANRKIKEEGVKFKSHIDGSYHFFTPENVMEIQRSIGADIIMAFDECTPYPCDYNYAKRSMHMTHRWLDRCINHLEKTPLKYDYNQTLFPIVQGSTYKDLRKQSAEYIASVEAEGNAIGGLSVGEPADEMYEMTEVVTNILPEDKPRYLMGVGTPINILENIALGVDMFDCVMPTRNGRNGMLFTAHGTINIKNKKWEADFSPIDEMGITWVDTAYSKAYVRHLFKVNELLGKQIATIHNLGFYLWLVREARKHILAGDFASWKNKMVKQMDKRL, encoded by the coding sequence ATGCATTTTAAATTAGAGAAAACAGATCCTCAAAGTAAAGCTCGAGCCGGTACAATAACCCTAGACCACGGAACCATCGAAACCCCTATTTTTATGCCGGTAGGAACGGTAGCGAGTGTAAAAGGTGTACACCAAAGAGAACTTACAGAAGAGATAAACCCAGACATCATCTTAGGAAATACCTACCATTTATATTTACGACCTGAAACTCATATTCTTGAAAAAGCAGGTGGGCTTCATAAATTTATGAATTGGGACCGAAATATCCTTACCGATAGTGGCGGATATCAAGTGTATTCACTTTCGGCAAATAGAAAAATTAAAGAAGAAGGTGTAAAGTTTAAATCACATATTGACGGAAGTTACCATTTTTTTACTCCCGAAAATGTGATGGAAATACAACGTAGCATAGGAGCAGACATTATTATGGCATTTGATGAATGTACTCCATACCCTTGTGATTATAACTATGCAAAACGATCTATGCATATGACCCACAGGTGGCTTGATAGATGTATTAATCATCTTGAGAAAACACCCTTAAAATATGATTATAATCAAACACTGTTTCCTATAGTTCAAGGAAGCACGTACAAAGACCTTAGAAAACAATCTGCAGAGTATATAGCATCTGTAGAAGCAGAAGGAAATGCTATTGGCGGACTCTCTGTAGGAGAACCTGCTGACGAAATGTATGAAATGACAGAAGTTGTTACCAATATACTTCCTGAAGATAAACCACGTTACCTTATGGGAGTAGGAACTCCTATAAATATATTGGAAAATATTGCCTTGGGTGTTGATATGTTTGATTGTGTAATGCCTACCAGAAATGGAAGAAATGGTATGCTATTTACAGCTCACGGAACAATCAATATTAAAAATAAAAAGTGGGAGGCAGATTTCTCACCTATTGATGAAATGGGAATTACTTGGGTAGATACTGCATATAGTAAAGCATATGTAAGGCATCTATTTAAAGTAAATGAACTGTTAGGAAAACAAATAGCAACCATTCATAACTTAGGTTTTTACTTGTGGTTGGTTCGTGAAGCGAGAAAGCATATCTTAGCAGGAGATTTTGCTTCTTGGAAAAACAAGATGGTTAAACAAATGGATAAGCGACTTTAA
- a CDS encoding LptF/LptG family permease, with translation MLSILDKYILKRYLGTFILLLLLFIPIGITVNLAEKIDKILENEVPFIEVAKYYLDFTIYFANLLFPLFLFLSVIWFTSKLANNTEVIAFLSSGVSYYRFLRPYMIGATIVCIGALVMGMYLAPMASKGFNEFKYKYLKKGKQDRAQSNVYRQISDNDYIYVSYFNVKQKTGNNFTLEHFEGNEMTYKISASRIRYNEKDSTYSLYNFKKRTVGEHEDKLLTKTRVDTTFSFDMEDLTPVEYIAETLNFTELNDFIKREKAKGSSYINRYEVVRYKRWSLPVSAYILTVIAVAVSSVKRRGGMGVNLAIGIAIGMVFIFFDKIFGTMAEQSSFSPFIATWFPNFVFGILAIYLLKNAKR, from the coding sequence ATGTTAAGCATTCTCGATAAATACATATTAAAAAGGTATTTAGGAACATTTATATTATTGTTGCTATTATTTATTCCTATTGGTATAACTGTAAACCTTGCCGAAAAAATTGATAAAATCCTCGAAAACGAGGTTCCATTTATTGAGGTAGCAAAATATTACTTAGACTTTACCATTTATTTTGCCAATTTACTGTTTCCGTTGTTTTTATTTCTTTCAGTAATATGGTTTACTTCAAAGTTGGCCAATAATACCGAAGTAATTGCTTTTTTAAGTAGCGGAGTTTCCTATTATCGATTTTTGAGACCTTACATGATAGGAGCAACCATTGTTTGCATTGGAGCTTTGGTCATGGGTATGTATCTAGCGCCAATGGCAAGTAAAGGTTTTAATGAATTTAAATATAAATACCTCAAAAAAGGAAAGCAAGACCGAGCTCAATCAAACGTTTATAGGCAGATAAGTGACAATGATTATATCTATGTGAGTTATTTTAATGTGAAACAAAAAACAGGAAATAACTTTACGCTAGAACATTTTGAAGGTAATGAAATGACCTATAAAATTTCAGCAAGTAGAATTCGATATAATGAAAAAGATAGTACATATAGTCTGTATAATTTTAAAAAACGAACTGTAGGTGAACACGAAGATAAACTTCTTACTAAAACAAGAGTAGATACTACTTTTTCTTTTGATATGGAAGACCTAACCCCAGTAGAGTACATTGCAGAAACACTCAATTTTACCGAGTTGAATGATTTTATCAAACGCGAAAAAGCAAAAGGATCTTCATATATAAACAGGTATGAAGTGGTTCGTTATAAACGATGGAGTTTGCCCGTTTCAGCATATATTTTGACAGTAATAGCTGTAGCTGTTTCATCAGTTAAAAGACGTGGTGGTATGGGAGTGAACCTAGCGATTGGTATTGCTATTGGTATGGTATTTATCTTTTTTGATAAAATATTTGGTACAATGGCAGAACAAAGCTCCTTTTCACCTTTTATTGCTACTTGGTTTCCTAATTTTGTATTTGGTATCTTAGCCATTTACTTACTTAAAAATGCAAAACGCTAA
- a CDS encoding DMT family transporter: protein MQNAKLLNYLHLHGIVFIWGFTAVLGALISIDAIPLVWYRMLLASGFIFLFILLKKEKLKFSVKTLSKFFFAGFIIALHWLAFFGAIKASNVSVTLAIMSTGAFFTSILEPLFYKRKVIGYEVFFGVIVILGLYLIFNVETNYILGIGLALASSFLGAIFTIINGALVVKHKASVISLYELFFGALCITIYLAFKGKITPDLFVLSVNDWLFLLILASFCTAYAFLASVHVMKWITPYTVMLTVNLEPVYGIILALLILGDSEYMNVEFYYGAAIIIVTVIANGIIKNRLQRKKRQLPNT, encoded by the coding sequence ATGCAAAACGCTAAATTACTCAACTACCTCCATTTACACGGTATTGTGTTTATTTGGGGGTTTACAGCTGTGCTAGGAGCATTAATTTCTATAGATGCTATTCCGTTAGTTTGGTACAGAATGCTATTGGCGTCGGGTTTTATTTTCCTATTTATACTTCTGAAAAAAGAAAAGCTAAAATTTTCAGTAAAAACGCTATCAAAATTCTTTTTTGCAGGGTTTATAATTGCTTTGCATTGGCTCGCTTTTTTTGGAGCAATTAAAGCATCAAATGTTTCAGTAACCTTGGCAATTATGTCAACGGGTGCTTTCTTTACTTCAATATTAGAACCTTTGTTTTATAAAAGAAAAGTTATTGGGTATGAAGTATTTTTTGGGGTCATAGTAATTTTGGGGTTGTATTTGATTTTTAATGTAGAAACTAATTATATTTTAGGTATTGGACTAGCGTTAGCATCTTCTTTTTTAGGAGCAATATTTACAATAATCAATGGTGCACTGGTAGTAAAACATAAAGCTTCGGTTATTTCATTATATGAATTATTTTTTGGAGCATTGTGCATTACAATTTACCTAGCATTTAAAGGAAAAATTACTCCAGACTTATTTGTTTTATCTGTAAACGATTGGTTATTTTTATTGATTTTAGCCTCTTTCTGTACTGCATATGCATTTTTAGCCTCGGTACACGTAATGAAGTGGATAACTCCCTACACAGTTATGCTCACAGTAAACCTAGAACCGGTTTATGGAATTATATTGGCATTACTTATATTGGGCGATTCAGAATATATGAATGTTGAATTTTATTATGGAGCAGCTATTATTATTGTTACAGTTATAGCAAACGGAATAATTAAAAACAGATTGCAAAGAAAAAAAAGGCAATTGCCCAATACCTAA
- a CDS encoding acetyl-CoA carboxylase carboxyltransferase subunit alpha → MEYLEFELPIKDLQEQYEKACQIGEDSEVDVSNTCKQIEKKLKEKKTEIYKNLTPWQRVQLSRHPNRPYTMDYIKAICGDSFLELHGDRNFKDDKAMVGGLGKIGDQSYMFIGQQKGYNTKTRQYRNFGMANPEGYRKALRLMKSAEKFGLPVVAFVDTPGAYPGLEAEERGQGEAIARNILEMTRLKVPIIVVIIGEGASGGALGIGVGDRVLMLENTWYSVISPESCSSILWRSWEYKEQAAEALKLTAKDMKKQKLIDTIVKEPLGGAHSDRPKTFATVSKAIEKVYDELKILSPKDLVNLRMEKYSEMGVFKG, encoded by the coding sequence ATGGAATATCTTGAATTTGAACTACCTATAAAAGATTTACAGGAACAATACGAAAAAGCTTGCCAGATTGGTGAAGATAGTGAAGTAGATGTAAGCAATACCTGTAAACAGATTGAGAAAAAACTTAAAGAGAAAAAAACCGAAATTTATAAAAACCTTACACCTTGGCAACGCGTTCAATTGTCGCGTCATCCCAATCGTCCCTATACCATGGATTACATTAAAGCCATTTGTGGGGATTCTTTTTTAGAATTACACGGTGACCGTAACTTTAAAGATGATAAAGCTATGGTTGGAGGATTAGGAAAAATTGGTGACCAAAGCTATATGTTTATTGGTCAACAAAAAGGATATAACACCAAAACTCGCCAATACCGAAATTTTGGTATGGCAAATCCAGAAGGATATCGCAAGGCTTTACGTTTAATGAAATCTGCTGAAAAATTTGGACTGCCTGTTGTTGCCTTTGTTGATACACCGGGAGCATATCCAGGTCTAGAAGCTGAAGAACGAGGTCAGGGAGAAGCGATAGCACGTAACATTCTTGAAATGACTCGCCTTAAAGTACCAATTATTGTTGTCATCATTGGAGAAGGAGCCAGTGGAGGTGCTTTAGGTATAGGTGTTGGTGATCGAGTGTTAATGCTAGAAAACACTTGGTATTCTGTTATATCACCAGAAAGTTGTTCTTCTATCCTTTGGCGTAGTTGGGAGTACAAAGAGCAAGCTGCAGAAGCACTAAAACTTACTGCCAAAGACATGAAAAAACAGAAACTAATAGACACTATCGTTAAAGAACCACTGGGTGGAGCACACAGTGATCGACCCAAAACTTTTGCTACAGTTTCAAAAGCAATTGAAAAGGTTTATGATGAATTAAAAATCTTATCACCAAAAGATTTGGTCAATTTAAGAATGGAAAAATATTCAGAAATGGGTGTCTTTAAAGGCTAA
- the dnaB gene encoding replicative DNA helicase gives MEKVQQQTKFKPKSSQVISLEKGKLPPQAIDLEQVVLGAMMIDKKGVDEVIDILHAEVFYKDAHKHIFEAIHTLFENSEPIDLLTVSSQLKKDATLEGAGGEFYLVQLTQKVSSSAHIEFHARIILQKYIQRSLIKVSNEIIEESYDETTDVFDLLDTAESKLYEITQGNIKRSSETAQQLVIQAKKKIEEIANKEGLSGIPSGFEDIDKLTSGWQPSDLIIIAARPGMGKTALTLSMARNIAVDHNIPVAFFSLEMSSVQLITRLISSETQLSSEKLRTGNLEKHEWEQLNVKVKGLEKAPLFIDDTPSLSIFDLRAKARRLSSQHGIKLIMVDYLQLMTAGGSQKGGNREQEISTISRNLKALAKELNVPVIALSQLSRAVETRGGSKRPLLSDLRESGAIEQDADIVSFIYRPEYYKIDEWDDEERTPTQGQAEFIVAKHRNGGLDEIRLRFLGHLGRFENLERFDVPSEIHSRMNDAANDDTFKTDSLPSPDEAFGSSMNNDLPPDDDNEVPF, from the coding sequence ATGGAAAAAGTACAGCAGCAAACTAAATTTAAACCTAAGTCTTCTCAGGTAATTTCTTTAGAAAAAGGAAAGCTACCTCCACAAGCAATTGATTTAGAGCAGGTTGTGCTTGGAGCTATGATGATTGATAAAAAAGGTGTTGATGAAGTAATAGATATCCTACACGCTGAGGTGTTTTACAAAGATGCTCACAAACATATCTTTGAAGCCATACACACTTTGTTTGAAAATAGCGAACCTATTGACTTATTAACTGTTTCGTCTCAATTAAAAAAGGATGCGACTCTTGAAGGAGCAGGTGGTGAGTTTTACTTAGTTCAATTGACCCAAAAAGTGTCTTCTTCTGCACATATTGAATTTCACGCGCGTATTATTCTTCAGAAATATATACAACGAAGTTTGATTAAAGTTTCAAATGAAATTATTGAAGAATCATACGATGAAACTACCGATGTTTTTGATTTATTAGACACAGCAGAATCAAAGCTATATGAAATAACACAAGGAAACATTAAGCGCTCTTCTGAAACTGCCCAGCAACTAGTAATACAAGCAAAGAAGAAGATTGAAGAGATAGCCAATAAAGAAGGGTTATCTGGTATTCCTTCAGGCTTTGAAGATATTGATAAGCTTACATCCGGGTGGCAACCTAGTGATTTGATAATTATCGCTGCGCGTCCTGGTATGGGTAAAACAGCATTAACACTTTCTATGGCTAGAAATATTGCTGTAGATCACAACATCCCGGTAGCGTTCTTTTCATTAGAGATGTCATCGGTACAGTTAATTACAAGATTAATTTCTTCTGAAACACAATTGAGTTCAGAAAAACTTCGTACCGGTAATCTTGAAAAACATGAGTGGGAACAGTTAAACGTAAAAGTAAAAGGTCTTGAAAAAGCGCCTCTTTTTATTGATGATACACCCTCACTTTCAATTTTTGACTTGCGTGCAAAAGCAAGACGGCTTTCCTCGCAGCACGGGATTAAATTAATTATGGTAGATTACTTGCAGTTGATGACCGCCGGAGGAAGTCAAAAAGGAGGTAATCGTGAACAAGAAATTTCTACTATTTCTAGAAACTTAAAAGCATTGGCTAAAGAATTAAACGTTCCTGTAATTGCGCTGTCACAGTTATCTCGTGCTGTAGAAACTCGTGGCGGAAGTAAAAGACCATTGCTATCTGACCTTCGTGAATCTGGAGCAATTGAGCAAGATGCAGATATTGTGTCATTTATTTATCGTCCTGAATATTATAAAATTGATGAGTGGGACGATGAAGAACGAACACCTACTCAAGGTCAAGCAGAGTTTATCGTTGCAAAACACCGTAATGGTGGTCTAGATGAAATAAGACTACGTTTCCTTGGACATTTAGGACGTTTTGAAAATTTAGAACGATTTGATGTACCAAGCGAAATTCACTCTAGAATGAATGATGCGGCAAATGATGATACATTTAAAACCGATAGCCTACCTTCACCTGATGAAGCTTTTGGAAGTTCTATGAACAACGATTTGCCACCAGATGATGATAATGAAGTTCCTTTTTAA
- a CDS encoding asparagine synthetase B, with product MTKFITLIFLLFFSVQASASYILIPMDAENQKEHLKAYGITYWTLERQVKVKWLLNYRGGSFLMPNSEEIQKECQIRGVSFEVISDSKTEEILSLISSPSQNMEAVVLEKAPKIAVYSPKGNQPWDDAVTMVLTYAEIPYTTVYDKEVLSDQLLLYDWLHLHHEDFTGQYGKFYRAYRAAPWYIEEKKNAEALATELGYNKVSDEKLAVALKIRDYVVGGGFMFAMCSATDSFDIALAAEGVDICEPMFDGDPSEPGYQSKIDYSKTMAFTDFTLERSPMVYEFSSIDMTSKRRIPKETDYFSLMDFSAKWDPIPTMLVQNHTSLVKGFMGQTTSYKRDEVKANVLVMGENKTNSEARYIHGIKGKGFFTFYGGHDPEDYQHRVGDAKTELALHPNSPGYRLILNNVLFPAAKKKKQKT from the coding sequence ATGACAAAATTTATCACACTTATATTCCTACTATTTTTTTCAGTTCAAGCATCGGCTTCCTATATATTAATTCCTATGGATGCTGAAAATCAAAAAGAACATTTAAAAGCCTACGGAATTACTTATTGGACACTCGAAAGACAAGTAAAAGTAAAGTGGTTGCTCAACTATCGTGGTGGATCCTTTTTAATGCCCAATTCTGAAGAAATTCAAAAAGAATGTCAAATAAGAGGTGTTTCATTTGAAGTGATTTCAGATAGTAAAACCGAAGAAATACTGAGCCTAATAAGCAGCCCATCTCAAAACATGGAAGCTGTAGTTCTAGAAAAAGCACCAAAAATTGCTGTATATTCTCCAAAAGGAAATCAGCCATGGGATGATGCTGTAACGATGGTTTTAACCTATGCAGAAATACCTTATACGACTGTATATGACAAAGAAGTACTAAGCGATCAATTACTTTTATACGATTGGCTTCACTTACATCACGAAGATTTTACCGGCCAATACGGAAAGTTTTATCGGGCATACCGAGCAGCTCCATGGTACATTGAAGAAAAGAAAAACGCCGAAGCTCTAGCTACAGAATTAGGCTACAATAAAGTTTCAGATGAAAAACTGGCTGTTGCTTTAAAAATACGTGATTACGTTGTGGGCGGTGGTTTTATGTTTGCTATGTGTAGCGCAACCGATAGTTTTGATATTGCATTGGCTGCAGAAGGCGTTGATATTTGTGAACCGATGTTTGATGGAGACCCAAGCGAACCTGGTTATCAAAGTAAAATTGATTATAGTAAAACAATGGCCTTTACAGATTTTACGCTAGAGAGAAGCCCAATGGTTTATGAGTTTTCATCAATAGATATGACCTCAAAAAGAAGAATACCAAAAGAAACTGATTATTTTAGTTTAATGGATTTTTCGGCTAAGTGGGACCCTATTCCTACTATGTTAGTGCAAAACCATACATCTTTAGTAAAAGGATTTATGGGGCAAACTACTTCATATAAAAGAGATGAAGTAAAAGCAAATGTATTAGTTATGGGTGAAAATAAAACAAATAGTGAAGCACGTTATATTCACGGAATAAAAGGAAAAGGATTTTTCACCTTTTATGGAGGTCACGATCCAGAAGACTATCAACATAGGGTAGGGGACGCCAAGACTGAACTAGCTCTCCATCCCAACTCACCCGGATACCGATTAATACTCAACAATGTTTTATTTCCGGCTGCCAAAAAGAAGAAGCAAAAAACCTAA
- the rplT gene encoding 50S ribosomal protein L20, with amino-acid sequence MPRSVNSVASRARRKKVMKQAKGYFGRRKNVWTIAKNAVDKAMQYSYRDRRAKKRNFRSLWITRINAGARQHGMSYSKFMGQLKANDIELNRKVLADLAMNHPEAFKAIVEKVK; translated from the coding sequence ATGCCAAGATCAGTAAATTCAGTTGCTTCAAGAGCCCGAAGAAAAAAGGTAATGAAGCAAGCCAAAGGTTACTTTGGAAGACGTAAAAATGTATGGACGATTGCCAAGAATGCTGTTGACAAAGCGATGCAGTATTCATACCGCGACCGCCGTGCAAAAAAGAGAAACTTTAGATCCCTATGGATCACACGTATTAATGCAGGCGCACGCCAGCACGGTATGTCTTATTCAAAATTTATGGGACAGTTAAAAGCTAATGATATTGAATTGAACCGTAAAGTTCTTGCAGATTTAGCGATGAACCATCCTGAAGCTTTCAAAGCAATTGTTGAGAAAGTAAAATAA
- the rpmI gene encoding 50S ribosomal protein L35 has translation MPKQKTKSSAKKRFKLTGTGKIKRKHAFKSHILTKKSKKRKLKLTHDALVDKADETNVKEMLNLK, from the coding sequence ATGCCAAAACAAAAAACAAAGTCTAGTGCTAAAAAGCGTTTTAAGCTTACCGGTACTGGAAAAATTAAGAGAAAGCACGCGTTTAAAAGTCACATCTTAACAAAGAAGTCTAAAAAACGTAAGCTTAAGTTAACTCACGATGCTTTAGTTGATAAAGCAGATGAGACTAATGTAAAAGAAATGCTTAATTTAAAATAA
- the infC gene encoding translation initiation factor IF-3, with the protein MKEDQHRINKKIRAEKVRLVGDNVEMDIYPTSKALEIADEMGLDLVEISPNANPPVCKVMDYKKFVYEQKKREKALKAKASKVVVKEIRFGPNTDDHDYEFKKNHAEKFLKDGAKLKAYVFFKGRSIIYKDKGEILLLRLAQDLEEVGKVEQMPKLEGKRMIMFMAPTKKAK; encoded by the coding sequence ATCAAAGAGGATCAACACAGAATTAATAAAAAAATTCGTGCAGAGAAAGTACGCCTTGTTGGCGACAATGTAGAAATGGATATTTATCCTACTAGTAAAGCACTAGAAATTGCTGACGAAATGGGACTGGATTTAGTGGAAATATCTCCAAATGCGAATCCGCCTGTTTGTAAAGTAATGGACTACAAAAAATTTGTTTACGAACAGAAAAAACGTGAAAAAGCTTTAAAAGCAAAAGCTTCAAAAGTAGTTGTAAAAGAAATTAGATTCGGTCCCAATACCGACGACCACGACTACGAATTTAAGAAGAATCACGCTGAAAAGTTTTTGAAAGATGGAGCCAAATTAAAGGCATATGTGTTTTTCAAAGGACGATCCATCATCTATAAGGATAAAGGTGAAATATTATTATTGCGCCTTGCACAAGATCTAGAAGAAGTAGGTAAAGTAGAACAAATGCCTAAGCTAGAAGGTAAACGCATGATCATGTTCATGGCACCTACCAAAAAAGCGAAATAA